One stretch of Dehalococcoidia bacterium DNA includes these proteins:
- a CDS encoding formate/nitrite transporter family protein: MGFKAPKDITETACSIGAVKTQMKTDKLLLLGFLAGAFIAFGAQLAVTAAGGTGWGNFPGLQKLVFGGVFPVGLMLVVIAGSELFTGNCMFPTVSCLDKRATWSGLSRNWILVYIGNFAGSIFVAWFLSHETNLFAADPWHSYIGKIATAKVGLDWDVAFWRAVGCNWLVCLAVWMALSSEDIVGKIWAIWFPIMAFVCLGFEHSVANMFFIPAGIFQGCGVGWWEFIWHNLIPVTLGNIVGGGVFVGGIYWWIYLKDNNKAATPAQPAAKK; this comes from the coding sequence ATGGGATTTAAAGCTCCTAAGGATATTACTGAGACTGCATGTTCTATAGGCGCAGTAAAGACTCAAATGAAGACGGACAAATTGCTGCTACTCGGCTTTCTGGCCGGCGCATTCATCGCTTTTGGCGCACAGCTGGCCGTGACGGCAGCTGGCGGTACCGGATGGGGAAACTTTCCAGGACTGCAAAAGCTGGTCTTCGGCGGCGTGTTCCCGGTCGGACTGATGCTGGTAGTCATTGCCGGTTCCGAGCTCTTTACGGGTAACTGCATGTTCCCGACAGTTTCCTGCCTGGATAAAAGGGCCACGTGGTCCGGGCTAAGCCGAAACTGGATTCTGGTCTATATCGGAAACTTTGCCGGTTCGATCTTCGTCGCCTGGTTTTTATCGCACGAAACAAATCTCTTTGCAGCCGATCCATGGCACAGTTACATCGGTAAGATCGCCACAGCCAAGGTTGGCTTGGACTGGGACGTTGCCTTCTGGCGCGCAGTCGGCTGTAACTGGCTGGTCTGTCTGGCCGTATGGATGGCCCTCAGCAGTGAGGATATCGTCGGAAAGATTTGGGCAATATGGTTCCCCATCATGGCCTTCGTATGTCTGGGCTTTGAACACAGTGTAGCCAACATGTTCTTCATACCTGCAGGCATATTCCAGGGTTGTGGTGTTGGCTGGTGGGAGTTCATCTGGCATAACCTTATACCGGTCACTCTCGGGAACATCGTTGGCGGAGGGGTCTTTGTTGGCGGGATATACTGGTGGATCTATCTGAAGGATAACAATAAAGCAGCAACTCCAGCACAACCTGCAGCCAAGAAGTAG